A window from Engraulis encrasicolus isolate BLACKSEA-1 chromosome 11, IST_EnEncr_1.0, whole genome shotgun sequence encodes these proteins:
- the rab36 gene encoding ras-related protein Rab-36 yields the protein MNFCPPVSRDRVICDFPKCYNPNACLQTKDDWNTQAKSVCRERAERQQAWDRLKMSKAVVVGDLNVGKTCLINRFCKDAFDRDYKATIGVDFEIERFELSGVPFSLQIWDTAGQEKFKCIASAYYRGAHVIITVFDMSDIRTLEHTRQWLVEALRENEPSACSVFLVGTKSDLLAPEMRRGLERDAIKLASELQAEFWTVSSKTGENVREFFFRVAAIAFEDAILKDFEGAVTRSVGQGDILMTNLEERTDKETKKNCC from the exons ATGAACTTCTGCCCGCCAGTCAGCCGAGACCGAGTCATCTGCGACTTCCCAAAG TGTTATAATCCAAACGCATGCCTCCAAACCAAAGATGACTGGAACACTCAGGCAAAGAGTGTGTGCCGGGAGAGAGCAGAAAGACAGCAGGC TTGGGACCGGCTTAAGATGTCCAAGGCTGTGGTGGTGGGAGATCTGAACGTGGGGAAGACATGTCTTATTAACAG GTTTTGTAAGGATGCGTTTGACAGAGACTATAAGGCCACTATCGGTGTGGACTTTGAGATCGAGAGATTTGAGCTGTCCGGAGTGCCCTTCTCCTTACAgat CTGGGACACGGCAGGTCAGGAGAAGTTTAAGTGCATCGCTTCGGCATACTACAGAGGTGCTCATG TAATCATCACAGTGTTTGACATGTCTGACATCAGGACGTTGGAGCACACTCG CCAGTGGCTGGTGGAGGCGTTGAGGGAGAATGAGCCCAGTGCCTGTTCCGTATTCCTGGTGGGCACCAAAAGTGATCTACTG GCCCCAGAGATGAGGCGTGGTCTGGAGAGGGATGCCATCAAGTTGGCCTCCGAACTACAGGCTGAGTTCTGGACGGTCTCCTCAAAGACAG GAGAGAATGTGAGGGAGTTCTTCTTCCGTGTAGCTGCCATTGCGTTTGAGGACGCCATCTTGAAGGACTTTGAGGGAGCCGTCACACGGAGCGTGGGCCAAGGAGACATCCTCA TGACGAACCTGGAGGAACGCACTGACAAGGAGACCAAGAAGAACTGCTGCTGA